Proteins encoded together in one Penicillium digitatum chromosome 1, complete sequence window:
- a CDS encoding polyamine oxidase has product MSFTLLQASAAAFALLSVGHTIKGRQWTADTRFKAIAGTTSWTCGTLGWYQGSGFFLLTGLLHWQWSRDPSLLQDPLNKAMAGIVNILLWASSAWYSKYGINDTAVVIAISAALQAFGVGKACL; this is encoded by the exons ATGTCCTTCACACTCTTGCAGGCATCAGCTGCAGCCTTTGCGTTGCTTTCTGTTGGACACACG ATTAAAGGCAGGCAATGGACAGCCGACACAAGATTCAAAGCTATCGCAGGCACTACTTCGTGGACCTGTGGGACTCTGGGGTGGTACCAG GGGagtggcttttttttgttgacTG GTCTGCTCCACTGGCAATGGTCGCGAGATCCTAGTCTCCTCCAAGATCCACTGAACAAAGCAATGGCCGGGATCGTGAACATTCTGCTATGGGCTAGCTCTGCCTGGTACAGTAAGTATGGTATCAATGATACTGCTGTTGTCATTGCTATCTCTGCTGCGTTGCAGGCTTTCGGTGTCGGAAAGGCTTGCCTGTGA
- a CDS encoding Serine-threonine protein kinase 19, whose translation MPLIQLEPHLFTSLPRHPDLQGDDNTPDLREFIQAILLEAHPLLNQFPSTLKPDCKLRSSSPSHAKVKLSRGWRTLQPPQEGPAPKKEFWVCRQSDHQDSDRLPGTVSLWEFHDGLRYRHAEHEMEYTPSVTSVKQLLKWNEPRQWDLNQPIAIGNMTYKHFEVELNLIVHTFHPQALIRPRAFISWTMSTTFASACPVSQTNPGHGFMTVQIPFYLTKPIIPGSQYEGLYAQIMDAVPQRAVFAYYASLERVERVLAPAPPASGPSASADSNTPATNPGRYLRWTMLTTSDAGGKIPQWVQRSWTLGGVPRAVVSDVGLFIRWTIKRREERRLEQDSQMGEG comes from the exons ATGCCGCTCATACAACTCGAGCCACATCTGTTCACCAGCCTCCCTCGACACCCAGATCTTCAAGGGGACGACAACACCCCAGATCTGCGGGAGTTCATCCAGGCCATCCTTCTTGAAGCCCACCCTCTTCTCAACCAGTTCCCGTCAACATTAAAACCAGATTGCAAGCTGCGCTCTTCTTCACCTTCACATGCAAAGGTGAAACTTTCGCGGGGATGGCGAACACTCCAACCCCCCCAAGAGGGCCCAGCTCCCAAAAAGGAGTTCTGGGTATGTCGCCAAAGCGACCACCAAGACTCTGATCGTCTACCTGGGACAGTTTCCCTATGGGAATTCCACGACGGATTGCGCTACAGGCATGCTGAGCACGAGATGGAGTACACACCCAGCGTGACGAGCGTAAAGCAACTGCTGAAATGGAACGAGCCTCGACAATGGGATCTCAACCAACCAATAGCTATTGGAAACATGACCTACAAGCATTTCGAAGTCGAAC TCAATCTCATTGTCCATACCTTCCATCCACAGGCGCTAATCCGGCCGCGGGCCTTCATATCATGGACTATGTCGACAACCTTCGCCAGCGCCTGCCCAGTGTCCCAAACAAACCCAGGCCACGGCTTTATGACTGTACAGATTCCTTTCTACTTGACTAAACCAATCATCCCAGGATCCCAGTACGAGGGACTCTACGCACAGATCATGGATGCTGTCCCGCAGCGTGCAGTCTTTGCTTACTATGCCAGTCTCGAGCGGGTTGAGCGCGTGCTAGCTCCTGCCCCGCCAGCTTCGGGTCCGTCGGCTTCCGCGGATTCGAACACCCCTGCTACGAACCCTGGGCGTTATCTTCGCTGGACTATGTTGACGACTTCTGATGCTGGTGGGAAGATTCCTCAGTGGGTTCAGCGAAGCTGGACGCTGGGTGGAGTGCCGCGGGCTGTTGTTTCTGATGTGGGATTGTTTATTCGGTGGACCATCAAGCGGAGGGAAGAGAGGAGGTTGGAGCAAGATTCTCAGATGGGGGAGGGCTAA
- a CDS encoding Serine-threonine protein kinase 19, which translates to MTLRLTSAPVSGVKKRKASAPKPRPSPFAAHVRRKLTSGGLNPTGLKPTADPGFDDPLPDVGGSHFIAETAPAQNVLQAIQYIRDGMFEELPIRAGMNSTRIAEVLNLRRSLPPLASVAHIHTLLEAPTQVEREIVEQIQTGRIRRLIIPGRGNDAAGLGDCLVLAEDWDKLVQESPALEQPLKEKFLDILKRIGTSLAISQGVFTTDEYRALLRAGFIVSSSSYTQGTLSIASLPNLPQMATSSASRSESISHSERPVQSAAQARAATLFLSLPNTGTYLRLLGSGRAHLLALLRRSASGEAPLSLLKDRWDGAIETDKSFHVAKRARGEFAGILPGKTRKWKELYGMHFRWVLEEALGAGLVEIFETGSVGPGIRCL; encoded by the exons ATGACCCTGCGTCTCACATCCGCTCCGGTATCAGGTGTCAAGAAACGCAAAGCCTCTGCTCCCAAACCCCGCCCCTCGCCTTTTGCTGCCCACGTACGCCGCAAACTTACATCTGGCGGCCTCAATCCGACTGGCCTAAAACCGACTGCAGATCCAGGCTTTGATGATCCGCTTCCAGATGTAGGCGGATCTCATTTCATAGCAGAGACAGCACCGGCGCAGAATGTCCTGCAGGCTATTCAATACATCCGTGATGGCATGTTCGAAGAACTTCCGATACGGGCCGGGATGAACAGCACGCGCATCGCAGAAGTTCTCAATCTGCGCCGATCTTTGCCTCCACTCGCTTCTGTGGCCCATATCCATACCCTTCTGGAGGCACCAACACAGGTGGAaagggagatcgtcgaaCAGATACAGACAGGTCGGATTCGGCGACTCATTATACCGGGTCGAGGCAATGATGCGGCCGGGCTAGGCGACTGTTTGGTGCTAGCAGAGGATTGGGACAAGCTGGTGCAGGAAAGCCCTGCATTGGAACAACCACTCAAGG AGAAATTCCTTGATATTTTGAAGCGCATTGGGACCTCCTTGGCGATATCGCAGGGGGTCTTCACGACGGATGAGTACAGGGCCTTGCTCCGCGCCGGTTTTATTgtctcctcgtcatcttaTACACAGGGCACATTAAGTATTGCATCACTTCCAAATCTACCTCAAATGGCGACTTCATCAGCAAGTCGAAGCGAGTCTATCTCGCACTCTGAGCGACCCGTGCAGTCAGCCGCTCAGGCTCGTGCGGCAACTCTGTTTTTGTCTCTTCCTAACACTGGAACATATCTCCGCTTGTTGGGATCGGGTCGTGCACATCTACTCGCTCTTCTCCGGCGGTCCGCTTCTGGTGAAGCCCCTCTGAGTCTGTTGAAAGATCGATGGGATGGAGCTATTGAGACCGATAAGAGTTTCCATGTAGCGAAGCGAGCCCGTGGCGAGTTTGCCGGGATTCTGCCTGGTAAGACTAGGAAATGGAAAGAGCTGTATGGGATGCATTTTCGATGGGTGCTAGAAGAAGCACTAGGCGCGGGACTTGTGGAGATTTTTGAGACTGGCAGCGTCGGACCTGGGATCCGCTGTCTATAG
- a CDS encoding Alpha,alpha-trehalose phosphate synthase subunit TPS3, putative, with protein MTVFIASLFLPHTVNFHINNPRACSPPLSSPPANPTTEGITPIPNSTASLFEKKSPRKTTSLTPGATTDHERIFDAQIAKAEQEKDGYPFPLAPEQDNRLLTESEGHSPIWGATTSLNQPKPVAVLSPSPSILKHQDLRPAKEVVPHRPPAAETIATHARLRKASTASRKLSFSKAEWTIETAEQGNGGLRNAVRSATDAGGLDNMMWVGTLGMPTDALANHTRCDIAEKLENEHGSLTVFVNDGDFDGHYTHFCKTILWPVFHYQIPDNPKSKAYEDHSWIYYVKLNQAFAERIAKHWKRGDSIWVQDYHLLLVPDMLRKLVPDAQIGFFLHIAFPSSEVFKCLAPRKELLQGILGANLVGFQTDEYCRHFLQTCSRILCVEATPEGIQLEDRFVNVGTFPIGIDPTSWDKRRKATDVERWVGTISERYQGKRLIVSRDKIDSVRGIRQKLLSYELFLNTYPEWADKVVLIQVATSTTEQPELEATISDIAMRINSTHSTLAHQPLVFLKQDLAFPQYLALITVADALMITSLREGMNLTSHEFVYCQDGRCGDKAYGSLILSEFTGSASVFGNLALLVNPWDYRQCCEAIHTALTREEKERKQVWEGLLCAVLKNSTANWVKSFSETLSRVWNEQSSREIMAVPRLSVSRLIEQYRQSKQRLMIIDYEDTLASWGSPRSIILTTPQRAIITLNDLTEDPANVVYVMSARMPEEMERLFRQVNNLGLIAENGCFVREPNADSWTHLADKLHVKAWKASVSNILEYFHARVEGSWIEERHCSLVFHHGSAEDRQAAARSAAECAGNVNDACANQDVHAIPVEGALIVETTHTNKASAAELVWKWFMENADQNENVIRPDFLLVIGDNREDEPVFRWANKLHSAKAVDYAMTVTLGSRSTEAKATLTQGVTGVLSCLQQLAAHQGQPKLPLRE; from the exons ATGACTGTCTTCATCGCATCTCT ATTTTTACCCCACACCGTCAATTTTCATATCAACAACCCGCGCGCTTGTTCTCCCCCTCTAAGTTCTCCGCCCGCAAACCCCACCACTGAGGGCATCACACCCATTCCCAATTCTACAGCTAGCCTGTTCGAAAAGAAATCTCCAAGGAAAACGACGAGTCTTACACCAGGGGCTACAACGGATCATGAGCGCATCTTTGATGCCCAGATAGCCAAGGCAGAGCAAGAGAAAGATGGATACCCGTTCCCTTTGGCCCCCGAGCAGGATAACCGGCTCCTCACGGAGAGTGAGGGTCATTCCCCGATATGGGGTGCCACAACCTCACTCAATCAACCAAAGCCAGTAGCGGTCTTGTCGCCGTCTCCATCTATTCTCAAGCACCAAGATCTTCGCCCCGCCAAGGAAGTTGTCCCGCATCGACCTCCTGCGGCCGAGACCATTGCTACCCATGCGAGACTAAGAAAGGCCAGCACAGCGAGCCGGAAATTGTCATTTTCGAAAGCTGAATGGACCATCGAGACCGCGGAGCAGGGAAATGGTGGCCTGCGCAATGCAGTGCGATCCGCAACAGACGCTGGGGGATTGGACAACATGATGTGGGTGGGCACCTTGGGTATGCCTACTGACGCCTTGGCAAATCACACTCGGTGTGACATCGCCGAGAAATTGGAAAATGAGCATGGGTCTTTAACCGTGTTTGTCAATGACGGCGACTTCGACGGGCACTACACGCATTTTTGCAAGACCATCCTTTGGCCGGTATTTCATTATCAGATCCCAGATAACCCCAAGAGCAAAGCCTACGAGGACCATTCATGGATCTACTATGTCAAGTTGAACCAGGCTTTTGCAGAGCGCATTGCTAAGCATTGGAAGCGGGGTGATTCGATCTGGGTCCAGGATTATCATTTGTTACTGGTTCCAGATATGCTTCGCAAGTTGGTGCCAGATGCACAAATTGGGTTTTTCTTGCACATTGCTTTCCCCTCGTCTGAGGTCTTCAAGTGCTTGGCACCACGCAAGGAGCTCCTCCAGGGCATTCTTGGTGCCAACCTTGTTGGTTTCCAGACGGATGAATACTGCCGACACTTTCTGCAGACATGCAGTCGGATCTTGTGTGTGGAAGCAACACCCGAAGGAATCCAATTGGAAGACCGTTTTGTCAACGTCGGCACATTCCCCATCGGCATCGACCCAACTTCATGGGATAAGCGCCGCAAGGCAACGGACGTGGAGCGATGGGTCGGTACAATCTCAGAGCGCTACCAAGGAAAGCGTCTCATCGTCTCACGGGATAAAATTGATTCCGTTCGGGGGATTCGCCAAAAACTTCTTAGCTATGAGCTTTTCCTCAATACCTACCCAGAATGGGCTGATAAGGTTGTGTTAATTCAAGTCGCAACCAGCACCACGGAACAACCAGAGCTGGAAGCGACTATCTCTGACATCGCCATGCGGATCAACTCCACCCACTCGACCCTCGCTCATCAGCCCTTGGTGTTCCTCAAGCAAGACTTGGCCTTCCCGCAGTACCTCGCTCTAATCACTGTGGCAGATGCCCTGATGATCACCAGCCTACGCGAGGGAATGAATCTGACGAGTCACGAGTTTGTCTACTGCCAAGATGGTCGCTGCGGCGACAAAGCCTATGGGTCGTTGATTCTTAGCGAGTTCACTGGCAGTGCGTCTGTCTTCGGAAACCTTGCTCTTTTGGTCAACCCTTGGGATTACCGCCAGTGTTGCGAAGCAATTCACACAGCACTGACTCGCGAAGAAAAGGAACGGAAGCAGGTTTGGGAGGGACTCCTCTGTGCAGTCCTGAAGAACTCGACTGCCAACTGGGTGAAATCGTTCAGTGAAACTCTCAGTCGAGTCTGGAACGAGCAATCTTCGCGAGAAATCATGGCAGTGCCCCGCCTGTCCGTATCCCGACTCATCGAGCAGTATCGCCAATCTAAGCAACGGCTCATGATCATCGATTACGAAGACACTCTAGCCTCATGGGGATCACCGCGCAGCATCATTCTGACCACGCCGCAGCGCGCAATCATTACCCTCAACGACTTGACCGAAGACCCCGCCAACGTTGTTTACGTCATGAGCGCTCGCATGCCAGAGGAAATGGAAAGGCTCTTCCGACAAGTCAACAATCTGGGCCTGATTGCCGAGAACGGGTGCTTTGTGCGTGAGCCGAACGCCGATTCCTGGACACACCTTGCAGACAAGCTGCATGTCAAAGCGTGGAAGGCATCTGTGTCTAATATCCTGGAATATTTCCACGCTCGAGTCGAGGGTAGCTGGATTGAGGAGCGTCATTGCTCGCTCGTCTTCCACCACGGATCCGCAGAAGACCGTCAAGCTGCCGCTCGATCTGCTGCTGAATGTGCAGGCAATGTCAACGATGCATGTGCTAACCAGGATGTGCATGCGATCCCCGTCGAGGGTGCTTTGATCGTGGAGACCACTCACACCAACAAGGCGTCTGCGGCTGAACTGGTCTGGAAATGGTTCATGGAAAACGCCGATCAAAACGAGAATGTCATCAGGCCTGATTTCTTACTGGTCATCGGTGATAACCGTGAGGATGAACCGGTGTTCCGGTGGGCTAATAAGCTGCATAGCGCGAAGGCCGTCGACTATGCCATGACTGTCACATTGGGCTCGCGTAGTACGGAGGCTAAGGCCACGCTGACACAGGGAGTTACTG GCGTCCTTTCTTGTCTGCAACAATTGGCAGCACACCAGGGCCAACCTAAATTGCCACTGCGAGAATGA